The following coding sequences lie in one Megalodesulfovibrio gigas DSM 1382 = ATCC 19364 genomic window:
- a CDS encoding ABC transporter substrate-binding protein produces the protein MLLVWAGAAPAHSVATDANFDQPLESVTLQLKWKRQFQFAGYYAALDKGFYREAGLDVTIREREPGEDAAALVLAGKAEYGVGSGEVLLERLNGAPLVVLAAIFQHSPVALLTLESAGLVTPHDLAGKRLLLGHGPAPTIRAMLQHEGIPMARIIPLSGPNHPEALYKGECDAMVVYTSNEPFFYRKAGIPVRVIHPRSYGVDFYEDSLFTTEEIARRHPDRTRRFRDASLRGWQYALAHPGEIIDLLIEKYQCPNTREHLEFEATEVHANILPELVEIGHMNTGRWQRMADVFFALGMANTNILTGFVHDPEDEHHKSQHRLAQWWLTMAAAACGLLLLMYVWVFFLRRGIRIKTARLRQSEAQFRAVFDALPLSLALWKWRGDDFVLTDVNPALVRLTEGNVLVHLGARMREFYKDMPSIRDDVERCFTQRTVMHGDLAYTFRSTGQTRHLEYFFVYVPDDTVMTVAEDITDRKRFEAVLQESEFRHRTLFEDSPMVMLLLDPVSGRIQDANISASTYYGWTLDELRSMHIFDINVLPPETLRQEMQTARTRGKRVFLFQHRRKRGDVRDVEVYSRPVKLGDAELLYSCVVDVTDRKRAERALQASEERFRLLFESMQEGMALHEVLYDAAGQAEEYRILDVNPSYERLVGLHREQVLGRLSREAYGTPEPPFLDVYAQVARSGNSAYFEAYFEPLGKQYAVSVVSPSPGHFATVFEDITARKRAEQDLLASKEAAEAASRAKTEFLANMSHEIRTPLNGVVGMLQLLKYSLLSQEQQLHVDTALMASRRLTSLLSDILDISAVESGKLRLHYKPFRVNEVLVSVENLLGIVAAEKGLQLQVHIAPEVPELLQGDEQRLRQILFNLVGNAIKFTDYGQVRVDVFRLDGPHLRRPHTLFMVSDTGPGIPDEMLDVVFEAFGQGDQGLARKHQGAGLGLAIVRRLVGLMDGTLCLESGDGQGTRVHVSLPMDGAAPEPSPAQAAKAPQDDALRLPTVLLAEDDDTNRLTMQRMLEIAGARVDAAPNGLIALEMLRQARYDMVFMDVQMPVMNGLEATRAIRNGEAGAHQADIPVIALTAYAMPRDRQACLDAGMNEHLAKPVEMDHMRAVLARFSPTGR, from the coding sequence ATGTTGCTGGTGTGGGCAGGGGCTGCGCCGGCGCATTCCGTTGCCACCGACGCCAATTTCGATCAGCCCCTGGAATCGGTGACGCTGCAGCTCAAATGGAAGCGCCAGTTTCAGTTTGCCGGCTATTACGCGGCCCTGGACAAGGGATTCTACCGCGAAGCCGGCCTGGACGTGACCATCCGCGAGCGCGAGCCCGGTGAGGATGCCGCCGCCCTGGTGCTGGCCGGCAAGGCAGAGTATGGCGTCGGCTCCGGCGAGGTGCTGCTGGAGCGGCTCAACGGCGCGCCCCTGGTGGTGCTGGCGGCCATATTTCAGCATTCCCCCGTGGCCCTGCTCACACTCGAAAGTGCAGGCCTCGTGACTCCGCACGATCTGGCGGGCAAGCGGCTGCTGCTGGGGCACGGCCCTGCGCCCACCATCCGGGCCATGCTGCAGCACGAGGGCATTCCCATGGCGCGCATCATTCCTTTGTCCGGCCCCAACCACCCGGAGGCGCTGTACAAGGGCGAGTGCGACGCCATGGTCGTCTATACCTCCAACGAGCCGTTTTTTTACCGGAAGGCCGGCATTCCCGTGCGTGTCATCCACCCCCGGTCGTATGGGGTGGATTTTTACGAAGACAGTTTGTTCACCACGGAAGAGATTGCCCGCCGCCACCCCGACCGCACCCGCCGCTTCAGGGATGCCAGCCTGCGAGGCTGGCAGTACGCCCTGGCGCATCCTGGCGAGATCATCGATCTGCTCATCGAGAAGTACCAGTGCCCCAACACCCGGGAGCATCTGGAGTTCGAGGCCACGGAGGTCCATGCCAACATCCTGCCGGAGCTGGTGGAGATCGGCCACATGAACACCGGCCGCTGGCAGCGCATGGCCGATGTTTTCTTTGCCCTGGGCATGGCAAACACCAACATCCTGACTGGCTTCGTGCATGATCCGGAGGACGAGCACCACAAGAGCCAGCACCGCCTTGCCCAATGGTGGCTCACCATGGCGGCGGCGGCGTGCGGGCTGCTGCTGCTGATGTACGTCTGGGTGTTTTTTTTGCGGCGCGGCATCCGAATCAAAACAGCACGCCTGCGCCAGAGCGAGGCCCAGTTCCGGGCCGTGTTCGACGCCCTGCCCCTGTCCCTGGCCCTGTGGAAGTGGCGGGGGGACGACTTTGTGCTGACCGACGTGAACCCGGCCCTGGTGCGCCTTACCGAAGGCAATGTCCTTGTGCACCTTGGGGCGCGGATGCGGGAATTCTACAAGGATATGCCATCGATACGTGACGATGTGGAGCGCTGCTTCACCCAGCGGACCGTCATGCACGGCGATTTGGCCTATACGTTCCGCTCCACGGGCCAGACGCGGCACCTGGAATACTTTTTCGTGTACGTCCCGGACGACACGGTGATGACCGTTGCCGAAGACATCACTGACCGCAAGCGTTTCGAAGCGGTGCTCCAGGAAAGCGAATTCCGCCATCGCACGCTGTTCGAGGACAGCCCCATGGTCATGCTGCTGCTGGATCCTGTCTCCGGCCGCATCCAGGATGCCAACATTTCCGCCAGCACCTATTACGGCTGGACCCTGGACGAGCTGCGCAGCATGCACATCTTCGACATCAACGTCCTGCCTCCCGAAACGCTGCGGCAGGAAATGCAGACCGCACGCACGCGGGGCAAGCGCGTGTTTCTGTTCCAGCACCGCCGCAAGAGGGGCGATGTGCGCGATGTGGAGGTTTACAGCCGGCCCGTCAAGCTGGGGGATGCGGAGCTGCTGTACTCCTGTGTGGTGGATGTGACAGACCGCAAGCGCGCGGAACGGGCCCTGCAAGCCAGCGAGGAGCGGTTCCGCCTGCTCTTTGAGTCCATGCAGGAGGGCATGGCCCTGCATGAGGTGCTGTACGACGCCGCCGGCCAAGCCGAGGAATATCGCATCCTGGACGTGAATCCCTCCTATGAGCGTCTGGTGGGGCTGCACCGGGAACAGGTGCTGGGCCGGCTGAGCCGGGAGGCCTACGGCACGCCGGAGCCGCCGTTTTTGGACGTGTACGCCCAGGTGGCCCGCAGCGGCAACAGCGCCTACTTTGAAGCCTACTTCGAGCCCCTCGGCAAGCAGTACGCCGTGTCTGTGGTGTCGCCTTCGCCGGGTCATTTCGCCACGGTGTTCGAGGACATCACTGCCAGAAAGCGGGCGGAGCAGGACCTGCTGGCGTCCAAGGAGGCGGCCGAGGCGGCCAGCCGGGCCAAAACTGAGTTCCTGGCCAACATGAGCCACGAAATCCGCACGCCGCTCAACGGCGTTGTCGGCATGCTGCAGCTGCTCAAGTATTCGCTGTTGTCGCAGGAGCAGCAGCTGCATGTGGATACGGCGCTCATGGCCAGCCGTCGGTTGACGAGCCTGCTTTCGGACATCCTGGACATCTCTGCCGTGGAATCCGGCAAGTTGCGGCTGCACTACAAGCCGTTCCGGGTGAACGAGGTGCTGGTATCCGTGGAAAACCTGCTGGGCATCGTGGCGGCGGAAAAGGGCCTGCAGCTGCAGGTGCACATCGCCCCGGAGGTCCCGGAACTGCTGCAGGGGGACGAACAGCGGCTGCGGCAGATCCTCTTCAATCTGGTGGGCAACGCCATCAAGTTCACGGACTATGGCCAGGTCCGGGTGGACGTGTTCCGCCTGGATGGCCCGCATCTGCGCCGTCCGCATACCCTGTTCATGGTCAGCGACACCGGCCCCGGCATCCCCGATGAGATGCTGGACGTGGTGTTCGAGGCCTTCGGCCAGGGCGATCAGGGTCTGGCCCGCAAGCATCAGGGCGCCGGTCTGGGACTGGCCATCGTCCGAAGGCTGGTGGGACTCATGGACGGTACCTTGTGTCTGGAAAGTGGCGATGGCCAGGGGACACGGGTGCATGTGTCCCTGCCCATGGACGGTGCAGCCCCGGAGCCGTCGCCGGCCCAGGCCGCCAAAGCGCCGCAGGACGATGCCTTGCGTCTGCCAACGGTGCTGCTGGCCGAGGACGACGACACCAACCGCCTGACCATGCAGCGCATGCTGGAAATCGCGGGCGCGCGGGTGGATGCGGCCCCTAATGGGTTGATTGCCCTGGAAATGCTGCGGCAGGCGCGCTACGATATGGTCTTCATGGATGTGCAGATGCCCGTGATGAACGGCCTGGAGGCAACCAGAGCCATCCGCAACGGCGAAGCCGGCGCGCACCAGGCCGACATTCCCGTCATCGCCCTCACGGCCTATGCCATGCCCAGGGACCGGCAGGCGTGTCTGGATGCCGGCATGAACGAGCACCTGGCCAAGCCGGTGGAAATGGACCACATGCGCGCCGTGCTGGCCCGGTTCTCGCCGACCGGGCGGTGA
- a CDS encoding carboxymuconolactone decarboxylase family protein, whose product MSRYETGLRNLQAIDGRAGQEVLASLEAISPDLARYVVEYPFGDIYNRPGLGLRERELVTVAALGALGNAAPQLRVHLRAALHVGLTIEELKEVAIQLSVYAGFPAALNMMFAIGELEREHASPSGA is encoded by the coding sequence ATGAGCAGATATGAAACCGGCCTGCGCAACCTGCAGGCCATCGACGGCCGTGCCGGTCAGGAGGTTCTGGCCAGTCTGGAAGCCATTTCCCCGGATCTGGCGCGCTATGTGGTGGAGTATCCCTTTGGGGACATTTACAACCGGCCCGGCCTGGGCCTGCGGGAACGCGAACTCGTCACCGTGGCGGCGCTGGGCGCACTGGGTAACGCCGCGCCGCAGCTCAGGGTGCATCTGCGCGCCGCCCTGCACGTGGGGCTGACGATTGAGGAGCTCAAGGAGGTGGCCATCCAGCTTTCGGTGTATGCCGGATTCCCGGCGGCCCTGAACATGATGTTTGCCATCGGCGAGCTGGAGCGCGAGCACGCCTCACCGTCGGGGGCCTGA
- a CDS encoding chemotaxis protein CheW, translated as MLYDTQQGVAVREQADLKVPRELGDALLQVLQDLLSNQQQLRLAGQERAGLARPLDEQDALLERLKDITIGIRAANFSKLFRQMKALSMDMARRCDKELELHMDGADLAVDVAILEALEDPLAHLVRNAVEHGLEFPAERLAAGKPAKGRLEICAACQNGAVRVEVRDDGRGPSACSGAALSGRSGMRRIEQTMAALHGSFCLKPGPEGGAVAVCSIPLAFQFLDGVVFQAGTHRIVIPMETIAAIQPLQATALTMLQQHEVLSCGRETVPFLDLAGLLDGRFRTEFPRQAVILQAASGERLALGVAAVRGRYRGAVSPLAPCCDWHPSLGGCVLLTGGGIGFVLDVEAVLAEVSGPQLVC; from the coding sequence ATGCTCTATGATACCCAACAAGGCGTTGCCGTGCGCGAGCAGGCCGATCTCAAGGTCCCCCGCGAACTGGGCGACGCCCTGCTGCAGGTGCTGCAGGACCTGCTTTCCAATCAGCAGCAGTTGCGGCTTGCCGGCCAGGAACGCGCCGGTCTGGCCCGGCCCCTCGACGAGCAGGATGCCCTGCTGGAGCGACTCAAAGACATCACCATCGGCATCCGCGCCGCCAATTTCAGCAAGCTCTTTCGGCAGATGAAAGCCCTTTCCATGGATATGGCCCGCCGCTGCGACAAGGAGCTGGAACTGCACATGGATGGTGCGGATCTGGCCGTGGATGTGGCCATCCTGGAAGCCCTGGAGGATCCCCTGGCGCATCTGGTGCGCAATGCCGTGGAACACGGGCTGGAATTCCCGGCCGAGCGCCTGGCCGCCGGCAAGCCGGCCAAAGGCAGGCTGGAGATCTGCGCCGCCTGCCAGAACGGCGCCGTGCGCGTGGAAGTGCGCGACGACGGCCGCGGTCCGAGCGCCTGCAGTGGCGCGGCGCTTTCCGGCCGCTCCGGCATGCGACGCATCGAGCAGACCATGGCCGCCCTGCACGGCTCCTTCTGCCTCAAGCCCGGCCCGGAAGGCGGGGCCGTGGCCGTGTGCAGCATCCCGTTGGCCTTTCAGTTTCTGGATGGCGTGGTGTTCCAGGCCGGGACGCACCGCATCGTCATCCCCATGGAGACCATCGCGGCCATTCAGCCCCTGCAGGCCACGGCCCTCACCATGCTGCAGCAGCACGAGGTGTTGTCCTGCGGGCGGGAGACCGTGCCCTTTCTGGATCTGGCCGGGCTGCTGGACGGGCGTTTCCGGACCGAGTTTCCGCGGCAGGCGGTGATCCTGCAGGCGGCCTCGGGCGAGCGGCTGGCCCTGGGCGTGGCCGCCGTGCGTGGCCGTTATCGCGGGGCGGTCTCGCCCCTGGCTCCGTGTTGCGACTGGCATCCTTCCCTGGGCGGCTGCGTGCTGCTCACGGGCGGGGGCATCGGCTTCGTGCTGGATGTAGAGGCCGTGCTGGCGGAAGTCTCCGGGCCGCAGCTGGTGTGCTGA
- a CDS encoding GGDEF domain-containing protein, protein MTMNAFALGFHEEERVIARCRTCLEQAEHDDCCMREEFTFLLGEYEKLFRQSMRLVKMGDRMQQKLATLNEALERKQEELLRLAATDMLTGLANRRAFMETAHQALSRATRHALPLSLFLVDADHFKRINDTYGHDAGDLVLRNIAVIGKASLRAEDLFARLGGEEFAALLPDADLAESLQVADRLRSNMAQCAVPVQGHRIGYTVSIGVATIGGRVDTVDRLIKAADEALYAAKAAGRNQVAAHAPLHSCTPAPCGATPPGG, encoded by the coding sequence ATGACCATGAATGCCTTTGCCCTCGGCTTCCACGAAGAAGAACGGGTCATCGCGCGATGCCGCACCTGCCTGGAGCAGGCCGAGCACGACGACTGCTGCATGCGCGAGGAATTCACCTTTCTTCTGGGGGAGTACGAGAAACTCTTCCGGCAAAGCATGCGGTTGGTGAAAATGGGCGACCGCATGCAGCAAAAGCTCGCCACCTTGAACGAGGCCCTGGAGCGCAAGCAGGAAGAGTTGCTGCGATTGGCAGCCACGGACATGCTCACCGGGCTGGCCAATCGCAGGGCATTCATGGAGACCGCGCACCAGGCGCTGTCCCGGGCAACACGGCATGCCTTGCCCTTGTCGTTGTTTCTGGTGGATGCCGACCACTTCAAACGCATCAACGACACCTACGGCCACGATGCAGGGGATCTCGTTCTCAGAAACATCGCCGTGATCGGCAAGGCCTCCTTGCGGGCGGAAGACCTCTTTGCCCGCCTGGGTGGGGAGGAATTCGCCGCGCTGCTCCCGGATGCGGATCTCGCCGAATCCCTGCAGGTGGCGGACCGCCTGCGCAGCAACATGGCCCAGTGTGCGGTGCCGGTGCAGGGACATCGCATCGGATACACGGTGAGCATCGGTGTTGCCACCATCGGCGGCCGCGTGGATACCGTGGACCGGCTCATCAAGGCCGCGGACGAGGCCCTCTATGCAGCCAAGGCCGCCGGCCGCAATCAGGTGGCGGCGCATGCGCCGTTGCATTCCTGCACCCCTGCGCCTTGCGGTGCGACACCTCCGGGAGGTTGA
- a CDS encoding DUF1987 domain-containing protein, producing the protein MQDLLIKGTKSSPSIAFCAADGNLSIRGESYPEHAVKFYEPVLQWIRDFLETESTPLHLTVDIVYFNSSSSKILMNLFDMLEEAAAGGRQVQVVWRHHEENEIAQECGEEFKEETQFLRFELQSYGDA; encoded by the coding sequence ATGCAGGATCTGCTCATCAAGGGAACCAAATCCAGCCCTTCCATCGCCTTTTGTGCGGCGGACGGCAATCTGTCCATCCGCGGCGAATCGTATCCCGAGCACGCCGTCAAGTTCTACGAACCGGTGCTGCAGTGGATCCGGGACTTTCTGGAAACAGAATCCACGCCCCTGCACCTGACCGTGGATATCGTCTACTTCAACAGCTCCAGCTCCAAGATTCTCATGAATCTGTTCGACATGCTGGAAGAAGCCGCCGCCGGCGGCCGGCAGGTGCAGGTGGTGTGGCGTCACCACGAGGAAAATGAAATCGCACAGGAGTGCGGTGAGGAGTTCAAGGAAGAAACCCAGTTCCTGCGCTTCGAGTTGCAATCATACGGAGACGCATGA
- a CDS encoding SiaB family protein kinase codes for MNQTCIATFPAVLQDLHEFYESLKREGILFCYSGPTSQSLVEGIGDLLRQRMAVEEAGMAVTHNIFAIFIEQMQNILHYSAETMPQREQGGVEEMRHGVVVVGREAEADRRFFVLCGNYIQQEKGRMLADRLDAMRSMTKDELKTLYKEMRRQEPTTEDSKGAGLGFLEMARKASRPLDYCIADIAEGLSFFSVKAVG; via the coding sequence ATGAATCAGACGTGCATCGCAACGTTTCCCGCCGTGCTGCAAGACCTGCACGAGTTTTACGAATCCCTCAAACGCGAAGGCATCCTCTTCTGCTACAGCGGGCCCACCAGCCAATCCCTGGTGGAAGGCATTGGGGATCTGCTCCGGCAGCGCATGGCTGTGGAAGAGGCCGGCATGGCCGTGACGCATAACATCTTTGCCATCTTCATTGAGCAGATGCAGAACATCCTGCACTACTCGGCAGAGACCATGCCCCAGCGAGAGCAGGGCGGCGTGGAGGAGATGCGCCACGGCGTGGTGGTGGTGGGCCGGGAGGCCGAGGCCGACCGGCGGTTCTTCGTGCTCTGCGGCAATTACATCCAGCAGGAAAAAGGCCGCATGCTGGCCGACCGGCTGGATGCCATGCGCAGCATGACCAAGGACGAGCTCAAGACCCTGTACAAGGAAATGCGCCGCCAGGAACCCACCACCGAAGACAGCAAGGGCGCCGGCCTGGGGTTCCTGGAAATGGCTCGCAAGGCCAGCCGGCCGTTGGATTATTGCATTGCAGACATCGCCGAAGGCCTGTCGTTCTTTTCCGTCAAGGCGGTGGGGTGA
- the feoB gene encoding ferrous iron transport protein B, whose translation MNSRIDDESATAAHAVKSYLLVALAGQQNAGKSTVFNMLTGASQYVANYPGVTVEKKSGRYKDGEMRVEVVDLPGTYSLTSFSLEERVARDFLLQDKPDCIANIMDASNLSRSLMLTLQLLELNRPVVLGLNMMDVAQAHGIHIDADRLSSILEVPAVPLVGRKNMGRKELVEQVAIAGVRGQQRTKRPLEYGPLEETVVALEQALHQNSRLGAAYPLRWMAVKLLEQDEMVRGLVRENHPDADAILEQVDKAAAMFEQAAHLSVADHILACRHARAQEIVQQCINRPDGHKATFSERIDRVLLHRILAPMFLVLTVYCIYQVSIVQGYELTKYTWPYLASLRGIVGDLLPIPGLLEDGLLRALVLWCVDSANTLLNYLPIFFILFALIAMLEDSGYMARIAFILDRIFQRFGLHGQSTLPFILGGVFAGGCAVPGIMATKGIPDERSRMATILTVPYMNCLAKVPLYTLLVNIFFPGEKSFALFFISTVTILMALIIAWILTHTVLRSRESAPFVMEMPTYHLPTVRGVATRTLQRTWEYIQKVGTIVLAVSVCVFALLQFPNLPQAVMATYEQDMEQAYESFQQAVQETQFAGMLADRQTVLELMHYSSRFTAARLNAGSGMDKVLADYAQQHQVFFNFLKPGKKEKDERTVGTAVGQLMTTRKELQRAIKDRRIENSFFGRLGRALEPVTQFAGFDWKINIALVSSFAARESSVATLGVLFQQGADEGGTLEARMGAESTESGMTPLHALALIVFFALYPPCFAATIMVKVQTGSYKWMLFAILFPSAVGILVASAIFSLGTVLGVTGFVMMQAFYVLMFCIALGLGLFAGRSPVEAIGDSLRHQRIVPQSR comes from the coding sequence ATGAATTCCAGAATCGATGACGAGTCGGCAACCGCCGCGCACGCCGTGAAGAGTTATCTGCTGGTGGCCCTGGCCGGGCAGCAGAACGCCGGCAAGTCCACGGTGTTCAACATGCTCACCGGCGCCAGCCAGTATGTAGCCAACTACCCCGGCGTGACCGTGGAGAAAAAGTCCGGTCGCTACAAGGACGGCGAGATGCGCGTGGAGGTGGTGGACCTGCCCGGCACGTACAGCCTCACCTCGTTCTCGCTGGAAGAACGGGTGGCCCGGGACTTTCTGCTGCAGGACAAGCCGGACTGCATCGCCAACATCATGGACGCCTCCAACCTTTCCCGCAGCCTCATGCTCACCCTGCAGCTGCTGGAACTCAACCGGCCCGTGGTGCTGGGCCTGAACATGATGGATGTGGCCCAGGCCCACGGCATACACATCGATGCAGACCGCCTCTCCAGTATTCTGGAGGTGCCTGCGGTGCCGCTGGTGGGTCGCAAGAACATGGGGCGCAAGGAACTGGTGGAGCAGGTGGCCATCGCCGGAGTGCGCGGCCAGCAGCGGACAAAGCGTCCCCTGGAATACGGCCCGCTGGAAGAAACCGTGGTGGCCCTGGAGCAGGCCCTGCATCAGAATTCCCGCCTGGGCGCGGCCTATCCCCTGCGCTGGATGGCGGTGAAGCTCCTGGAACAGGACGAGATGGTCCGTGGCCTGGTGCGGGAGAACCATCCCGACGCCGACGCCATCCTGGAGCAGGTGGACAAGGCGGCCGCCATGTTCGAGCAGGCCGCGCACCTCTCGGTTGCGGACCACATCCTCGCCTGCCGCCACGCCCGGGCGCAGGAGATTGTCCAGCAGTGCATCAACCGGCCGGACGGGCACAAGGCCACGTTCTCCGAACGCATTGACCGCGTGTTGCTGCATCGCATCCTGGCCCCGATGTTCCTGGTGCTCACGGTGTACTGCATCTATCAGGTCTCCATCGTCCAGGGCTATGAGCTGACCAAATACACCTGGCCGTACCTGGCATCGCTCCGGGGCATCGTGGGGGATCTGTTGCCCATCCCCGGCCTGCTGGAGGACGGCCTGTTGCGCGCCCTGGTGCTCTGGTGCGTGGACAGCGCCAACACCCTGCTGAACTACCTGCCCATTTTCTTCATCCTGTTCGCCCTCATCGCCATGCTGGAAGACTCGGGCTACATGGCGCGCATCGCCTTCATTCTGGACCGTATTTTCCAGCGGTTCGGCCTGCACGGGCAGAGCACCCTGCCGTTCATTTTGGGCGGCGTCTTTGCCGGCGGCTGCGCCGTGCCGGGCATCATGGCCACCAAGGGCATTCCGGACGAACGCTCGCGCATGGCCACCATCCTCACCGTGCCGTACATGAACTGCCTGGCCAAGGTGCCCTTGTACACGCTGCTGGTGAACATCTTCTTTCCTGGCGAGAAGAGCTTTGCCCTGTTCTTCATCTCCACGGTCACCATCCTCATGGCCCTCATCATCGCCTGGATCCTCACGCATACGGTGCTCAGATCCAGGGAAAGCGCGCCCTTTGTGATGGAAATGCCCACGTACCACCTGCCCACGGTGCGCGGTGTGGCCACCCGCACCCTGCAACGGACCTGGGAATACATCCAGAAGGTGGGCACCATCGTACTGGCGGTGAGCGTCTGCGTGTTTGCCCTGTTGCAATTCCCCAACCTGCCGCAGGCGGTGATGGCCACCTACGAGCAGGACATGGAGCAGGCCTACGAGAGCTTCCAGCAGGCCGTACAGGAGACGCAGTTTGCCGGGATGCTGGCAGACAGGCAGACCGTGCTGGAACTGATGCACTATTCCAGCCGGTTTACTGCGGCCCGGCTCAACGCCGGCAGCGGCATGGACAAGGTGCTGGCGGATTATGCGCAGCAGCATCAGGTGTTCTTCAACTTCCTCAAGCCCGGCAAGAAAGAGAAGGACGAGCGCACCGTGGGCACGGCCGTGGGCCAGTTGATGACCACCCGCAAGGAACTGCAGCGGGCCATCAAGGACCGGCGCATCGAGAACTCCTTCTTTGGCCGCCTGGGTCGGGCGCTGGAGCCGGTGACGCAGTTCGCCGGGTTTGACTGGAAAATCAACATCGCCCTCGTCAGCTCGTTTGCGGCGCGGGAATCCAGCGTGGCCACCCTGGGCGTGCTCTTTCAGCAGGGCGCGGACGAAGGCGGCACCCTGGAGGCCCGCATGGGCGCCGAGAGCACCGAATCCGGCATGACCCCCCTGCATGCCCTGGCGCTCATCGTGTTCTTTGCCCTGTATCCGCCGTGCTTTGCGGCCACCATCATGGTCAAGGTGCAGACCGGCTCGTACAAGTGGATGCTTTTTGCCATCCTCTTCCCCTCGGCCGTGGGCATTCTGGTGGCCAGCGCCATCTTCAGCCTGGGGACGGTGTTGGGGGTTACAGGTTTTGTGATGATGCAGGCTTTTTATGTGCTCATGTTCTGCATCGCGTTGGGGCTGGGGCTGTTCGCCGGGCGTTCTCCGGTGGAAGCCATTGGTGATTCCCTGCGCCATCAGCGCATTGTCCCGCAATCCCGTTGA
- a CDS encoding SpoIIE family protein phosphatase codes for MWRRILDWLADLGIRMQVRTLVMISVFIPAIAALVMIETAPRETVTSSIVMYLAIWVLLCIPVSKLLEEILALRNITLCNNFCRSLQEGKGLQELHLPPEKGGENDFIRLKRNMYWMGRSLLDREHRIAGMLSELEEVQRQVMDSIECASAIQHQMQVPVTRLKDYVADGYILWKPRDVVGGDSYWLRRTPGGVFVGVFDCTGHGVPGAFITLIVHSMLDNMDAAAVEGRPGLVLESLNRRLKAFLGQDGSEGPLAKRSNDGLEMGLCWMPNDADSLCYAGAGISAFMVADGATQELKAERIGIGYREAPLDHAYAEQRVSLVGIKGVHLSTDGLFDQVGGEKQLPFGKKRFLKLIAEFSAHAELREQGEHGGHPFQTQQAGIWELFETHRGAHARRDDVTVLGFAPGRVARERA; via the coding sequence ATGTGGCGTCGCATCTTGGACTGGTTGGCTGACCTGGGCATCCGCATGCAGGTCCGCACCTTGGTGATGATAAGCGTATTCATTCCTGCCATCGCTGCGCTGGTGATGATCGAGACTGCCCCCAGGGAGACGGTGACATCCAGTATCGTCATGTACCTTGCCATCTGGGTGCTGCTGTGCATCCCGGTGAGCAAGCTGCTCGAAGAGATCCTGGCCCTGCGCAACATCACCCTGTGCAACAACTTCTGCCGCAGCCTGCAGGAAGGCAAGGGGCTGCAGGAGCTGCATCTGCCGCCGGAGAAGGGCGGGGAGAACGACTTCATCCGCCTCAAGCGCAACATGTACTGGATGGGCCGGTCCCTGCTGGACCGCGAACACCGCATTGCCGGCATGCTCTCCGAGTTGGAGGAGGTCCAGCGTCAGGTGATGGACAGCATCGAGTGCGCCAGCGCCATCCAGCATCAGATGCAGGTGCCGGTGACGCGGCTCAAGGACTATGTGGCCGACGGCTACATCCTCTGGAAGCCGCGCGATGTGGTGGGCGGGGATTCCTACTGGCTGCGCCGGACGCCGGGCGGCGTGTTCGTGGGCGTGTTCGACTGCACCGGCCACGGCGTGCCCGGCGCGTTCATCACCCTCATCGTCCACAGCATGCTGGACAACATGGACGCCGCCGCCGTGGAGGGTCGGCCCGGGCTGGTGCTGGAATCCCTCAATCGCCGCCTCAAGGCCTTTCTGGGTCAGGATGGCAGCGAGGGACCCCTGGCCAAGCGGTCCAACGATGGCCTGGAAATGGGCCTGTGCTGGATGCCGAATGACGCCGATTCGCTGTGCTACGCCGGGGCGGGCATCAGCGCGTTCATGGTGGCGGACGGCGCCACGCAGGAGCTCAAGGCGGAGCGCATCGGCATCGGCTATCGCGAAGCGCCCCTGGACCATGCCTATGCCGAACAGCGCGTCTCCCTGGTCGGCATCAAGGGCGTGCATCTGTCCACGGACGGGCTCTTCGATCAGGTGGGCGGCGAGAAACAGTTGCCCTTCGGCAAGAAGCGGTTCCTCAAGTTGATTGCAGAGTTTTCGGCGCATGCCGAACTCCGTGAGCAGGGCGAGCATGGCGGGCACCCGTTCCAGACGCAGCAGGCAGGCATTTGGGAACTTTTTGAAACACATCGGGGCGCGCATGCTCGGCGCGACGATGTCACTGTCCTGGGCTTTGCCCCGGGGCGCGTTGCAAGGGAGAGGGCATGA